A region of the Bacillales bacterium genome:
GCCCCGAGCGCAGCCAAGCCTTTCATCGCTTTTTTCACCGTGTTTGGAATGTCATGCAATTTTAAATCAAGAAAAACGCCGTACCCTTGCTCCTTCAATTCCGTCACGATCGAAGGACCCGCTTGATAAAATAGCTCCATACCGACTTTCACTGACAACGAACGGTTTTCAAAAGGCTGAAGAAACGTACGAACGTGTTGGGCCCGAGGAAAATCGAGGGCTACAAAGACGCGGTTTTCGATTGTCCCCAGCTCCTTCCCGTCAATTCCGAGATGTGCTCGACACCGAGGCGATCGAGCCAACCAGGCAAAGCATCAATGATTTCCGGACAGACGAGCGGGTTGACGAAGTTGGCCGTTCCAACAGCAACCGCGCTTGCACCCGCCATAAAAAATTCGATGACATCCTCAGGCGACTG
Encoded here:
- a CDS encoding orotidine 5'-phosphate decarboxylase / HUMPS family protein, whose product is MENRVFVALDFPRAQHVRTFLQPFENRSLSVKVGMELFYQAGPSIVTELKEQGYGVFLDLKLHDIPNTVKKAMKGLAALGA